Proteins encoded in a region of the Populus alba chromosome 13, ASM523922v2, whole genome shotgun sequence genome:
- the LOC118028209 gene encoding formiminotransferase cyclodeaminase-like protein isoform X2 has protein sequence MDFDSSCKNKKTANESMLICCMLFISEARNRAALDLIEQAARIDSESVIVNKFEDRVYNRIRFTIVSYVVVDSTGSPIYSPLHQTVLAIVEAAYGAINLELHSGAHPRLGVVDDIAFHPLAEASLDEAAWLAKAVAADIGSRFQAHPTGRAPDTIRRELGYYRPNFMGSQWAGWNIPEILPENPDHGPNHVSRTRGVTLIGARSWVTLYNIPIMCTDVSTARRIARMVSARGGGLPTVQSLALFHGDDSAEIACMLLEPNRIGPDRVQAQVEMLAAQEGLDVEKGYFTDLSPEMIVQKYMNLISAGRD, from the exons AACAAAAAAACTGCAAATGAATCCATGCTGATATGCTGCATGCTCTTCATCTCTGAAGCACGTAACCGTGCAGCTCTGGACTTAATTGAACAAGCTGCTAGAATCGACTCAGAAAGTGTCATTGTAAACAAATTTGAGGACCGAGTTTATAATAGGATCAGGTTCACTATTGTATCATATGTTGTTGTTGATAGCACTGGTAGTCCCATTTATAGTCCATTGCACCAAACTGTGCTAGCCATTGTTGAGGCTGCTTATGGAGCCATTAACCTAGAGTTGCACTCTGGCGCACACCCTCGACTTGGCGTTGTAGATGACATTGCTTTCCACCCTTTGGCTGAAGCATCACTGGATGAAGCAGCCTGGCTTGCTAAGGCTGTGGCAGCAGATATTGGCAGCAGATTTCAAG CACACCCAACAGGCAGGGCCCCGGACACAATCAGGCGTGAGCTGGGCTACTACAGGCCAAATTTCATGGGCAGCCAATGGGCAGGGTGGAACATACCTGAAATTCTCCCAGAAAATCCTGACCATGGTCCAAACCATGTGTCTCGGACCAGAGGAGTCACACTGATAGGGGCACGGTCATGGGTCACATTATACAACATTCCCATCATGTGCACCGATGTTTCAACTGCTCGACGGATAGCACGCATGGTAAGTGCTCGCGGTGGTGGACTCCCAACAGTACAATCTTTGGCCCTATTTCATGGCGATGATTCAGCTGAGATTGCTTGCATGCTCTTGGAGCCTAATCGGATTGGCCCAGACAGGGTGCAAGCACAGGTTGAGATGTTGGCAGCTCAAGAAGGGTTGGATGTAGAGAAGGGCTATTTCACTGATCTTTCACCAGAAATGATTGTGCAAAAGTACATGAATTTAATCTCTGCTGGGAGAGACTGA
- the LOC118028152 gene encoding beta-glucuronosyltransferase GlcAT14A, giving the protein MSIKKALVSMRKNGSSHSGRLFSDRKWLIPFFATLLVFLTLFSSATFGVFTSSYGGEQVPSDIVSYSRPEDSSGYFVESDLKKWFDRSRYSELEPPRLAYLISGTKGDSQRMMRTLQAVYHPRNQYILHLDLEAPPRERLMLGGYVKNDPTFQEVGNVRVMAQSNLVTYKGPTMFACTLQAIAIMLRESLEWDWFINLSASDYPLVTQDDLLHVFSNLSRNLNFIEHTQLTGWKLNSRGKPIIVDPGLYSSKKSDLYFTTQRRSLPTSFKLFTGSAWVMLTRSFLEYCIMGWENLPRTILMYYTNFISSPEGYFHTVICNTEEFQNTAIGHDLHYIAWDSPPKQHPISLTMKDFDKMVKSNAPFARKFARDDPVLDKIDKEILNRTGRFAPGAWCIGGSDNGSDPCSIRGNYSVFIPGPGAQRLQELLQTLLSEDFRKKQCS; this is encoded by the exons ATGTCTATCAAAAAGGCATTGGTGAGTATGAGGAAGAATGGAAGTTCCCACTCAGGAAGGTTGTTCAGTGATAGAAAATGGCTTATCCCATTCTTTGCAACCTTGCTAGTGTTCTTAACTCTGTTTTCATCGGCTACTTTTGGGGTGTTTACATCTTCTTATGGAGGAGAGCAGGTGCCATCTGACATTGTTTCGTATTCAAGACCGGAGGACTCAAGTGGGTATTTCGTAGAATCAGATTTAAAGAAATGGTTTGATAGAAGCAGGTATTCAGAATTGGAACCGCCTAGATTAGCTTATCTCATTTCAGGTACGAAGGGTGATAGTCAAAGAATGATGAGGACTTTGCAGGCTGTGTATCATCCTAGAAATCAGTATATTCTACATTTGGATCTTGAGGCACCCCCACGAGAAAGGTTGATGTTGGGAGGGTATGTGAAGAATGATCCAACGTTTCAAGAAGTTGGGAATGTGCGTGTAATGGCACAGTCCAACTTGGTGACTTATAAAGGGCCTACAATGTTCGCCTGTACCCTTCAAGCAATTGCAATCATGTTGAGGGAGAGTTTAGAGTGGGACTGGTTTATCAATCTCAGTGCTTCAGATTATCCTCTTGTGACACAAGATG ATTTGCTCCATGTGTTCTCAAATTTGTCTAGAAACCTTAATTTCATTGAACATACACAGCTAACTGGATGGAAATT GAACTCCAGGGGAAAACCGATTATTGTTGATCCAGGCCTTTACTCTTCAAAGAAATCTGACCTTTATTTTACCACTCAACGCAGATCACTTCCCACATCTTTCAAGTTGTTTACTG GTTCAGCATGGGTGATGCTGACACGATCGTTTCTGGAATACTGTATAATGGGATGGGAGAACCTTCCACGAACTATCCTAATGTACTACACAAATTTCATCTCCTCCCCTGAAGGATATTTCCACACTGTTATTTGCAATACTGAAGAATTCCAAAACACAGCCATAGGTCATGATCTCCACTACATAGCCTGGGACAGTCCTCCCAAGCAACACCCGATCTCTTTGACAATGAAAGACTTTGATAAAATGGTTAAAAGCAATGCCCCATTTGCCCGGAAATTTGCAAGGGATGATCCAGTTTTAGACAAGATTGATAAAGAGATTCTAAACCGCACGGGCAGGTTCGCTCCTGGAGCATGGTGTATTGGCGGCTCAGACAATGGATCTGATCCATGCTCCATACGCGGTAATTATTCAGTATTTATACCAGGTCCTGGTGCTCAGAGGTTACAAGAACTGCTCCAGACATTATTGTCCGAAGATTTTCGAAAAAAACAGTGTTCATga
- the LOC118028209 gene encoding formiminotransferase cyclodeaminase-like protein isoform X1: MDFDSSCKNKKTANESMLICCMLFISEARNRAALDLIEQAARIDSESVIVNKFEDRVYNRIRFTIVSYVVVDSTGSPIYSPLHQTVLAIVEAAYGAINLELHSGAHPRLGVVDDIAFHPLAEASLDEAAWLAKAVAADIGSRFQVPVFLYAAAHPTGRAPDTIRRELGYYRPNFMGSQWAGWNIPEILPENPDHGPNHVSRTRGVTLIGARSWVTLYNIPIMCTDVSTARRIARMVSARGGGLPTVQSLALFHGDDSAEIACMLLEPNRIGPDRVQAQVEMLAAQEGLDVEKGYFTDLSPEMIVQKYMNLISAGRD, encoded by the exons AACAAAAAAACTGCAAATGAATCCATGCTGATATGCTGCATGCTCTTCATCTCTGAAGCACGTAACCGTGCAGCTCTGGACTTAATTGAACAAGCTGCTAGAATCGACTCAGAAAGTGTCATTGTAAACAAATTTGAGGACCGAGTTTATAATAGGATCAGGTTCACTATTGTATCATATGTTGTTGTTGATAGCACTGGTAGTCCCATTTATAGTCCATTGCACCAAACTGTGCTAGCCATTGTTGAGGCTGCTTATGGAGCCATTAACCTAGAGTTGCACTCTGGCGCACACCCTCGACTTGGCGTTGTAGATGACATTGCTTTCCACCCTTTGGCTGAAGCATCACTGGATGAAGCAGCCTGGCTTGCTAAGGCTGTGGCAGCAGATATTGGCAGCAGATTTCAAG TGCCTGTATTTCTTTATGCTGCAGCACACCCAACAGGCAGGGCCCCGGACACAATCAGGCGTGAGCTGGGCTACTACAGGCCAAATTTCATGGGCAGCCAATGGGCAGGGTGGAACATACCTGAAATTCTCCCAGAAAATCCTGACCATGGTCCAAACCATGTGTCTCGGACCAGAGGAGTCACACTGATAGGGGCACGGTCATGGGTCACATTATACAACATTCCCATCATGTGCACCGATGTTTCAACTGCTCGACGGATAGCACGCATGGTAAGTGCTCGCGGTGGTGGACTCCCAACAGTACAATCTTTGGCCCTATTTCATGGCGATGATTCAGCTGAGATTGCTTGCATGCTCTTGGAGCCTAATCGGATTGGCCCAGACAGGGTGCAAGCACAGGTTGAGATGTTGGCAGCTCAAGAAGGGTTGGATGTAGAGAAGGGCTATTTCACTGATCTTTCACCAGAAATGATTGTGCAAAAGTACATGAATTTAATCTCTGCTGGGAGAGACTGA